The genomic region GTCGCCGCCAACGCCTATGCCAACCTCGCCAAGATGATGGAGCGCGGCGGCGCCGAGAAGGCCGGGCAGGCCGTCGCCGGCCCATCCTTCAGCGCACTGCTGAAGGACTCCGTCGGCAGCGTCCTGGAGGCGGGCAAGAAGTCCGACGCGCAGACCATGGCGATGGCCTCGGGCAAGGCGAACGTGATGGACGTGGTGACGGCGGTCGCCGACACCGACGTTGCGGTGTCGACGCTGGTCTCGGTGCGCGACCGCGTGATCCAGGCCTACGAAGACATCATGAAGATGCCGATCTGACGTCGCCTGCGACGTCATCCCGGGGCGATGCGCCGCATCGAGCCTCAGATGTGCAATTGCACATCAAATATCTCGAGGTTCCGGGTCCGATGCGGCGCATCGCCCCGGAACGACGGTGCAAACACTAGCAAGCGAGAACCCAACAATGACCGGCCCCGAAACCCTCGACGTGGCGCGCGATGCGATCTGGACCATCGTGGTGGTGTCGTCGCCCCTGATGGTGGTCGGCCTCGTGGTCGGCGTCGTGGTGTCGCTGTTCCAGGCGCTGACGCAGATCCAGGAACAGACCCTGATTTTCGTGCCGAAGATCCTCGCGATCTTCGTCACATTGCTGCTGGCGCTGCCGTTCATGGCGGACTCGCTCAGTAGCCACATGATGCGGATTTCATCGCGAATCATCGGCGGTTGATGCACTAATGCCGCGGTCATGCGCATCGATGTCTCCCTGCTGCCGGCGCTGGCCGCGATCTTCGTGCTGGTCTTCGCGCGCGTGGGCGCGATGGTGATGCTGCTGCCCGGCTTCGGCGAGAGCAACATCCCGGCGCGGGTCAAGCTGTCGATCGCGCTATTGCTGACGCTGATCATCCTTCCCCTGCATCGCAACGCCTATCATGTCGACCTGACGTCGATCTCCTCGCTCGGCGTCCTGATGGTGCATGAGCTCATCATCGGCATCGTGCTCGGCGCGACCGCGCGGGTGACGCTGTCGGCGCTCAACGTCGCGGGCTCCGTGATCGCGCAGCAGCTCGGCCTCGGCTTCGTCACCGCTGTCGATCCGACCCAGGGGCAGCAGGGCCAGATCATCGGCAACTTCCTCACCATCCTCGGCCTCACGCTGCTGTTTGCGACCGACAGCCACTATCTCGTCATTGCGGCGCTGAGCGAGAGCTACCGCATCTTCTCGCCGGGCGAGATCATGCCGACTGGCGATGTCGCCGCGCTTGCGACCTCGGCCTTCTCCGCCGCCTTCAAGATCGGCCTGCAGCTGTCCGCGCCGTTCCTGGTGTTCGGCCTGGTCTTCAACATCGGGCTTGGCGTGCTGGCGCGGCTGATGCCGCAGATGCAGGTCTATTTCGTCGGCGTGCCGCTCTCGATCATGGTCGGGTTCCTGATCTTCGGCGTCGGGCTCGCCGCGATGATGAACACCTATCTCGACTATTTCCTCGGCGTCATGCGCCAGCTCGCTCCGATGAATTAGGAGGAGAAGAAGTGGCGGACGATACCGAAGACAAAACAGAAGACCCTACGCAAAAACGTCTCGATGAAGCCCTCGAGAAAGGTGATGTCGTCAAGAGCCAGGAGGTCAACACCTGGTTCGTGATCGCCGGCGGCACCTTGGTGCTGTCGACCTTCTCGGGTTCGATCGGCAGCGGCATCTTGATGCCGCTGCGCAACCTGATCGCCAATTCATGGATGATCCGCACCGACGGCGCCGGCCTGCTGGCGCTGACCCAGTCGCTCGGCTACGCGGTGGTCGCCGCGATCGGCGTGCCGTTCCTGTTGCTGGCGCTGGCCGCGATCGCGGGCAACATGGTGCAGCATCAGCTGGTGTGGTCGGGCGAGCAGCTGAAGCCGAAATTCTCCAAGATCTCGCCGGCTGCCGGCTTCAAGCGGCTGTTCGGCAAGCAGGCGGTGGCGAATTTCCTGAAAGGCCTGTTCAAGCTGATCGCGCTCGGCGCCGTGATGGTCGCGGTGCTGTGGCCCGATCGGATGCGGATGGAATCCTTCCTGCGGGTCGATCCGGCCGAACTGCTGCCCGCCATCACCGGCATGACGGTGCACCTGTTGGCGGCGGTGGTGGCCATCCTCGCTGCGGTCGCGATCGCCGACTACTTCTTCCAGTACCGGACCTGGTACGAGCGTCACAAGATGTCGCTGCAGGAGATGAAGGAGGAGTTCAAGCAGTCGGAAGGCGACCCGCACGTCAAGGGCAGGATCAAGCAATTGCGGGTCCAGCGCGCCAAGAAGCGCATGATGGCCCAGGTTCCGAAGGCCTCGGTGATCATCACCAACCCGACCCACTATTCGGTGGCGCTGGCCTACGACCGCAGCATGTCGGCGCCGATCTGCGTCGCCAAGGGCGTCGACAATCTTGCCTTCAAGATCCGGGAGATCGCCAAGGAGCACGACATTCCGATCGTGGAGAACGTGCCGCTGGCCCGGGCGCTCTATGCGACGGTCGAGCTCGACCGGGAGATCCCGGTCGAGCACTATCACGCGGTTGCCGAAATCATCGGCTACGTGATGCGGCTGAGGCGCGGCCTGTCCGGCCTGCGGCAGTAAGGGGCGGAAAACCCGCTTGAAATGCGCGTAACTTGCGAAATTGCCGCCTGTTGGACTTGCGTTTTCGGGTCCGATTCAGGCACTCAGGGGCGAGGTGGCCGGCCGGTCGCCTTCGTGATGCAGACGAGCCATGTCTCTCCAGATGACCGCCGATAGCAACGATCCTTCCGTGACCGAGCCGTTCGTGGCCCACGGGCCAGCGCGGCGGAACGGCAGCATCCTGCTGGTGGTCCTGATCGCCGCCGGCATCGTCGCGGTGGCGGTCTGGCTGATGACCATCGGCCGCACCGAGGCGCAGCCCTATATCCTCGGCGTGCTGGCGCTGCTCGCCACCGTCGGGCTGTTCAACCTGTTCGCCCTTGCCGCCGGCATCATCCGCTTCTCCGACCGTGCCACCGATGATCCGGTGATGGCGCGGATCGCCGACCAGGCCCAGGAAGGGCTCGTCGTCACCGACTCCCGCGGCCACGTGGTCTATTCCAACGCCGCCTATCTCACGCTGACCGGCGCGGCCGGGCCGCAGGAGGTCCGTCCGGTCGAGCGGGTCTTCATCGGCAACCCCGACGTCTCCGAGGCCGTGTTCCGCCTTTTGAAGGCTGCCCGCGAGGGCAAGCGGCAGCAGGAGGAGGTCCGCGTCGCCGGCCACGAGGCCGGGCAGGGCCGCTGGCTGCGGCTGCGGGTACGCCCGCTCGGCGAAGGCAAGCGCGATGCGAAATATGCAGTTTGGTCGATCGCCGACGTCACCCGCGACCGCGAGCGCCAGGAAGACGTGTTCCAGGAGCTGCGGCACGCGATCGAATATCTCGATCACGCGCCGTGCGGCTTCTTCTCGGTCAATCCGGCCGGCGAGATCGCCTATGTCAACGCCACGCTGGCCAACTGGCTGGACTACGATCTGGCCGAGATAGGCTCGGGCGGCCTGAAACTGACCGACATCGTCTCGGGCGACGGCGCGGCGCTGTTGACTTCGATTGCGGCGGTGCCGGGCGAGGTCAAGACCGAGGTGTTCGACATCGACCTGCGGATGCGCGGCGGGAAGACCGTGCCGGTGCGGCTCTATCACAAGCTCGCCTTCGGCGCCGACGGCGCGGCGGGCGCCTCGCGCACGCTGGTGATCAGCCGCGCCCGCGACGAGCATTCCGATCCGGAGCGCGCCGCCGAGGTGCGTTTCATGCGCTTCTTCGACCATACGCCGATGGCGATCGCGACCGTCGATCGCGGCGGCAATGTGGTGGGCGCCAATGCGCGCTATGCCAAGCTGGCGCAGGGCCTGAACGGCGACGGCGGCGCCGCCAAGTCGATCTTCCGCGCCGTCAATCCGCGCGACCGCGGCCTCTTGATCGCCGCGATCAACCAGGCGGCCGAGGGCCAGGGCGACATCGCGCCGGTCGAGGTGATGCTCGACGGGCCCAAGGAGCGCTTTGCCCAGTTCTTCGTCACCACCGTCGAGAAGGACGAGCGCGACGCCGAGACCGCGATCGTCTACATGCTCGAGACCACCGAGCGGCGCGCGCTGGAAAACCAGATCAACCAATCGCAGAAGATGGAGATGGTCGGCCAGCTCGCCGGCGGCATCGCGCACGACTTCAACAACGTGCTGTCGGCCATCATGATGGCCAACGACTTCCTGCTGAACGCACACAAGCCGACCGACCCGTCGTTCCAGGACATCATGCAGATCAAGCAGAACGCCACCCGCGCCGCGACGCTGGTGCGGCAGCTGCTTGCATTCTCGCGCCGCCAGACGCTGCGGCCGCAGGTGCTCGATCTCGGCGATGCATTGAGCGACCTCACCATGCTGCTGCGCCGGCTGATCGGCGAGAAGGTCAAGCTCGACCTCGTGCATGGCCGCGACCTGTGGCCGGTGAAGGTCGACGTCTCGCAGTTCGAGCAGGTGGTGGTCAATCTCGCGGTCAACGCGCGCGATGCGATGCCCGACGGCGGCAAGCTGATCATCCGCACCGCCAATGTGCCGACCGAGGAGGCCGCCCAGCTCGCCAACAAGGGCATGCCGGCGGCGGACTATGTGAAGATCGAGATCGCCGACACCGGCACCGGCATTCCGGCCGAGATCATCGACAAGATCTTCGAGCCGTTCTTCTCGACCAAGGATGTCGGCAAGGGAACCGGCCTCGGCCTGTCCACGGTCTACGGCATCGTCAAGCAGACCGGCGGCTTCGTCTATGTCGATTCCGTGCCGGGCGGCGGCACCACGTTCCGGATCTATCTGCCGCGGCATCGCCAGGAGCAGGAGGTCGCGCCCGAGGCCCAGGCCGGCAACGGTGCGGCCAAGGAAACCGCCGTGGAAGCCGCCAAGCCGAAGCCCGATCTCACCGGGCAGGGCACCATCCTGCTGGTGGAGGACGAGGACGGCCTGCGCTCGCTGAATGCGCGCGGCCTGCGCTCGCGCGGCTACAGCGTGATCGAGGCGGCGAACGGCGTCGAGGCGCTGGAGGCGTTCGAGGAGAAGAACGGCGCCGTCGATCTCGTCGTCTCCGACGTCGTGATGCCGGAGATGGACGGCCCGACGCTGCTGAAGGAAATGCGCAGCCGCAACGCGGAGCTGAAGATCATCTTCGTCTCAGGCTATGCCGAGGACGCGTTCGAGAAGAGCCTGCCGGAGAACCAGCAGTTCGCGTTCCTGCCGAAGCCCTTCACATTGACGCAGCTGGTCGCCGCGGTGAAGGAAACCATGACGGCGAATTAGCCGCGCGGCGACGCGGGTTGCGGATTCACCTGTTCCAGGGGGCGGGTGCTGTTCCGGTTGAATCTCGGCGGCATCTCGGGGTAGGACGCGGCGTCGCATCCACAAGGACCATAGTGTCACATCTCCGCGACCGAGGGCCGCAGCCGCGGTTCCCGTTTCCCGCTTCACTTTTAACCGGCCCTGCCCATCTTAGGGGCGTTTCCCCATGCCGGGGAATCCTTTGAGGAAACCAACATGAATTTCTCGCAACGCACGCGTGGAATTGTTCGGGCGATCGCCGTCGCGATGGCGCTGGCGCTGCCCGTGATGATGACCGTTTCGGCGGCCGACGCCCGCGTTGGCGGCGGCGGCTCGCGCGGCTCGCGGACATTCTCCGCGCCGCCCTCGACCAACACGGCGCCGGGCTCGGTTGCGCCGATGAACCGCACCTTCAGCCAGCCTGGTAGCCCGAACATGGGCGCGCCGGCGGCGGCGAATTCCGGCGGCCTGTTCGGTCGCGGCGGAATGGGCCGCGGCCTGCTCGGCGGCCTCGCCGCGGGCTTCCTTGGCGCCGGCCTGTTCGGCATGCTGTTCGGCGGCGGGCTGTTCTCGGGTCTCGGCGGCCTGTCGTCGATGCTCGGCCTCCTGCTGCAGATCGGCCTGATCGTGCTCGTGGTTCGCCTTGCGATGTCGTGGTGGCAGCGCCGCAACACGCCGGCGGCGGCCTACGCGGGTGGCCCCGACGTCGGCCCCGGTCCGCAGGCGAACGCCCGCTCGGGCTTCGGCTTCGGCCTCGGCGGCGGATCGAATGCGCCGGTGGAGATCGCGCCTGGCGACTATGAGACGTTCGAACGGCTGCTCGGCGACATCCAGACCGCGTGGTCGAACGAGGACATTGCGAAGCTGCACACGCTCGCGACGCCGGAGATGGTGTCGTACTTCTCGAAGGATCTCGAGGAGAACAAGGCGCGCAACGTCACCAACAAGGTGACCAACGTGAAGCTGCTGCAGGGCGATCTGGCGGAAGCCTGGCGCGAAGGCGACAGCGAGTATGCGACGGTCGCGATGCGCTACTCGCTGGTCGACACCGTGCTCGAACGCGGCACCGGCCGTCAGGTCGGCGGCAGCACGCAGCCGGAGGAGGTCACGGAGGTCTGGACCTTCGTGCGCCAGCGTGGCGGCAATTGGGAGCTTTCGGCGATCCAGCAGACCAACTGATCGATTGCCGGAGATGACAGATACAAGGCGCCGCGGCCTGGTCCGCGGCGCCTTTGTGTTGTGCCTTCATTCACATGTCGCGGCGCCGGAATATCCGGAGGGCCTGCGGGTTGATCTCAGCGGACCATAACAACCATCGGGAGGATTGAGATGAAGATCGTTGCGCAGATCGCGGTTCCGGCCTGTCTTGCGTTTGTCGTCGTGGCGGCGCCGCCGGCGGCGGCGCAGACCGCCGACACCAGCTTCTTCCTCACCAGCAACGGCATCGGCAACGGCGGCAATCTCGGCGGGCTCGCCGGCGCCGACAATCATTGCCAGACGCTGGCGCAGGCCGCCGGCTTCGGTGCGCCGAAGACCTGGCGCGCCTATCTCTCGACCCAGGCGGCCGACGGCAAGGCAGCGGAGAATGCGCGCGACCGCATCGGCAAGGGACCTTGGAAGAATGTAAAGGGCGTCGTGGTCGCCAAGGACGTCGCCGACCTGCACAGCGCCGGCAACAATCTCACCAAGCAGACCGCGCTGTCCGAGAAGGGCGAGGTCGTCAACGGTGCCGGCGACACACCGAACCGCCACGACGTGCTGACGGGATCGCAGGCAGACGGTACGGCATTTGCGGCCGGCGAGGACCGCACCTGCAAGAACTGGACAAGCAGCACGCAAGGCGCCGCCATGCTCGGGCATTTCGACCGCAAGGGCCTGCGCGACGACGAGCCGTCCAAATCCTGGAACACGTCGCATCCCTCGCGCGGCCCGGACGGCGGCTGCTCGCAGGCCGACCTGAAGAGCACCGGCGGCGACGGCTTGCTGTACTGCTTCGCGGCGAATTGAGGGGGAGCGCATCTGCTTCGTCATTGCGAGCGCAGCGAAGCAATCCATCCTGCCATACGCGCGGAGCGATGGATTGCTTCGTCGCTCCGCTCCTCGCAATGGGATAGTGCGATCGCGCTCAGCTCTTCTTGCGCCTGACGGTCTTCTTCGCAGCCTTCTTTTTCTTCGCGGTTTTCTTCTTCGCCGCGAAGTAGGCTTCGACCTTCTTCGAGGAATGTCCGACGGCTGCGACCGCGGTCTTGAGCCCGGCAGGGGTCACCTTGAACTTCTTCGACCAGTAGCGGACCTCGTAGGGCTCGCTGATCGCGATCCGCGCACGGTCGGCGGCCTTGTGGCGCTGCTCCTTGAAATGGGCTTCCACCTTCTTGGCGGAATGCCCGACCTTCTTCACCGCGGCTTTCAGCTTCGCCGGCGTGACCTTGAACTTCTTGGACCAGTACGCAACTTCGTAGGACTCGCTCAACGCGATCAGAGCGCGATCCGCCGCGCCCCGCTTCTTCTTGCTGTCCGCCATAAGATGATCCTTCATCGAAGATTCGACGTTGGAACCTTAGCAGTCTCCGCGCGGTTCGCACAGGCGGCCGCGCGCGGTGGACGATCTGACCGCGACATGGCTACGATCGAGCTGAAGCGAGGCGATGCGGCGAAGTTTTCGGAGGTAAGTGCATGCACTATCAGCTTTACTACTGGCCGATGATCCAGGGCCGCGGCGAATATGTCCGCCTCGCGCTCGAGGATGCGGGCGCCGGCTACACCGATGTCGCGCGCGCCAAGGGCGGCATGGGTGCCATGACGAAGATGATGGAGACACACAAGGGCACGCCACCCTTCGCGCCACCGTTCCTCAAGGCCGGCAGTCTCGTGATCGGGCAGACCGCCAACATTCTGCTCTATCTCGGCGCGCGCCACGGCCTCGCGCCGAAGGCGGAGGGTGGAAAGCTCTGGGTGCACCAGCTGCAGCTGACCATCGCGGACTTCGTGCTGGAGATCCACGACACCCATCATCCGCTCGGGCCGTCGCTGTATTACGAGGACCAGAAGGCGCCGGCGAAGAAGCGCACCGAGGAGTTCTGGGATTCGCGGGTGCCGAAATATCTCGGCTATTTCGAGGATCTCGTGCAAGCCAACCGCGGTGCGTTCGTCACCGGCCGCCGGCTGACCTACGCCGACCTGTCGCTGTTCCAGATCGTGGACGGCCTGCGCTACGCGTTTCCGAAGCGGATGGCAGCGTTCGAGAAGAGGGTCCCGCGGCTGATCGCGCTGCGCGATCGCGTCGCCGAGCGGCCGAACATCAAGGCGTATCTGGCCAGCGAGCGGCGGATTCCTTTTAACGAAGAGGGCATTTTCCGGCGCTACAAGGCGCTGGATTTGTAGGCACCGTCATTCCGGGGCGCGAAGTGAACCCGGAATCTCGCGCCACAATCCCTGGATTCCGGGTTCACGCTCCGCGTGCCCCGGAATGACGGCGTGGAAGGCTACCGGCTCCGCCCATCCACCGGCGTCATCGCGATCTTTGACAGATCGATGCCATCGATGCAGCTGACATTCAGCGCCACGATGTCGGTGCCATCGGGCTTCTTGCCACGCGCGAACACGTCGACGCCGCAATCGACGCAGAGCTGATGGCGGATCGCATGGCGGTTGAAGAGATATTCCTTGAGGTTCTCGGCGCCGGCGCGAAGCTGGAAGCTCGACGGTGGCATGAACACGAAGTGCAGGCCCTTCTTGGTGCAGATCGAGCAGTTGCAGGCCGTCACCATAGCCATATCGGTGGTGCATTCGAAGCGGACCTGTCCGCAATGACAACCGCCGGTGTAGGTCTTGCTCTCTGCCATGATGATCCCTCACCACAGCCCGGGCACGAGGCGGTAGCGCACCCGTGCCGCATAATCGGCGTAGCCTGACAACCCCGTCACCAGCGTGCGCTCCTCGATCCGGGTGCGGATCGCAAACATCACGAAGAACACCGGCACGAAGGCGAGGCCCCACCAGGAGCCGAGCGTCAGCGGCACGCCGATGAAGAACAGCATCACGCTCGTATACATCGGATGGCGGACCAGCGCGTAGGGACCGGTCGAGATGACGTGATGGTCGCGCTCGGTCTGCACTTTCACGACCGGCGCGGCGAACGAGTTGGTGCGGAACACCCACAGGATCGCCACGGTCGAGACCAGATACAGCACAAGGCCGAGCACGATCAGCGGCACGCCGTCATTGACGCCGTCAAAGCGCCGGTCGAGCCCCATCGCGACGAACCACAGCACGGCAACGACCAGGAACACCAGCATGAACCGCTTGTCCTCGGTGGGCTGGCCTTCGCGCGCGGTGAGGCGCATGCGCTCGGCCAGCAGCCCGGGATCGACCTTGGCAAGCCACAGCCCGCAGGCCGGGCCGATCACGGCCGAGGCGATCAGATAGGCCCATGCGCCGGGCCAGTGCAGCGTACCTGCGAAGGCAAACAGCAGCACGGCCATGGCGATGACGAAGAAGGTATTCTGCAGAAGGAGCTTTGCGATCATGAGCGGCTCCGCGCGATTCCAGTCGATATTATCGCACCCTTTTCCCGGCAAACATGCGACCGCAGCGATCAACTTTCGGAGCAGGCGGGACGTTCCTGCGTCGCGACTGTATTGACAGTCATATAAGCAATTGCTTATATAATTTCATGCCCGCCGCCACGCAGCTGACCGATGTGTTGAAGACCCTCGCGGACCCGACGCGGCGGGCGGTGTTTGAGCGGATTGCGCGGGAAGGCGAGATCGCCGCGACCGGCCTGGTGCAGGGTTCAAAGGTGTCGCAGCCGGCGGTGTCGCAACATCTGCGCGCGCTGCGCGATGCCGGGCTGGTCGCCGAGCGGCGCGAGGGCCGACACATCCATTATCGCGTCGCGCCGAAGGGGCTCGGCCCGCTGATCGACTGGCTCGGCCACTACGAGACGTTCTGGACCGAGCGCTTCGCAAATCTGGAACGGCTGTTGAAGGAGAGTGAGTGATGGGTGAGACGCACGCGATCACGGTCGAGAAGGTGCTGCCCTACACGGCCGAGAAGATCTGGCGGACGCTGACGACGAGCGACCGGATCACGAAATGGCTGATGCCGAACGATTTCGCGCCGGCCGTTGGCCATCGCTTCAATTTCCATACCAAGCCGATGGGCGACTGGGACGGTGTCGTGCATTGCGAGGTGCTGGATTGCGATCCGCCGCGCCAGTTGCGCTACTCCTGGAAGGGCGGCGCTGATACCAATCCGGAATACGGCTCGAAGCTTGATACGATCGTCACCTGGACGCTGACGCCGGTCGAAGGCGGCACCCATCTGCGGATGGTGCATGACGGCTTCGTGCTGCCGGGCAACCGCTTCGCCTTCGACATGATGAGCCCGGGATGGGGCAGGGTGCTCGACGCCATCGCGCGCATCACCAGCGAAGGCTGATCACTCGTTGTTGCCGCGGCGAACCGTGATCGAGGCGTCGGTCTTGTTGCGAGTGCATTCGAGATTGAGGCGGCGATAGCGCATCGTGATGGTGTTGCCGCGCAGGATGCCCATGCGCTTCAGGCAGCGCGAGGTGCCGGTGACGGCGTCGTCCTTCGGCACGGTGAAGATCAGCGCCGTGGCGGAGCCGACCAGGTTGAAGAACTCCGGCTTCATCTTGCGATCGGTCTTGGCGTAGAGCTCGATCGAATAATCCTTGCCGCGGCAGCCGAGCGACAATTCCTTCGCCGCCGGGTGCGTGAGATATGTGATGTTGGCGGCGCTGAAATTGACCTTCAGCCCGTCGATCTGGCCGGCGAGCTGCTTGGCGATGTCAACGCAGGGATCGGCATGCGCAGGCGCCGCGACGAAAACCGTCGCCAGCGCGATCAGCGCGGCCGGCAGAGTGGAGCGGATGCTCAAAGGCAAGCGTCGGCGCAACGATGCTGTCACGAAATACCCCCCGCGGTATGAAAATACGCGAAGCTACATGCAGGCTCCCGCGGAGCGCGTCAATATGGCTGCGTCAGGACGAGCACTTGCCGTCCTGCGCCTTGGAAGCCCCGGCGGCCCGGCGCTCGCAATCATTGCCATAGGTCTTGCCGTCGCAGCCGCATACTGGCTTGAAGATCTTGTTGCAGATCGTCGGGCGGAACGCGCAGGTGCCGGTCTGGTCGAAGCGGCCGCAGGTCCCGGGCTTGAACTGGCAGAACTGGCCGCGACCGCTGCATTGCAGTCCGGCAAGGCCGCCGCACGGTCTGCCGAGGCGGGCGGCATCGGCGCCGGTCGGGATCGCGATCAACAAGGCCAGCGCCGCGAACCAGACGAAAAGCGCTGTCTTCATGAAGGTCTCCTGATGATTTCCGGATGGTTTCCTTGGCCGTTCCGCGGCTTGCCGGCGTTGTGGCAACCTGGGATTACGATGGCATGAAACATAGCACGTGGATTGCCAGTCCCGCGCATGGCTGGAAGGCGGCCCGCTTCCCTTTCCTTTGTCGGAAAAAGGCTTAGAACGGCTCTACATTGCCGGCGGCCCCGCGGCCGGCACCGGCCTTTCGAAACCGACGAGCAGCTCATGAACGCCCCCTCCGCCTTTCCCGACCAGCAGAAGCCCGTTCCGCCCTACAAGCACACGCCGCTGTTCCCGCTTGGTGCCGACACCACGCCCTACAAGAAGGTGACGAGCGAGGGCGTCCGGGTCGAGAAGGTGTTGGGCAAGGACATGCTGGTGGTGTCGCGGGAAGCGCTGCGCGCGCTCTCCGAGGCCGCCTTCGGCGACATCAACCACTATCTGCGGCCGGGCCACCTGAAGCAGCTGCGCTCGATCCTCGAGGACAAGGAAGCCAGCGACAACGACAAGTTTGTCGCCTTCGACTTCCTGAAGAATGCCAACATCGCGGCCGGCGGCGTGCTGCCGATGTGCCAGGACACCGGCACCGCGATCATCATGGGCAAGAAGGGATGCAACGTCATCACCGACGGTGACGACGAGGCCGCGCTGTCCGAAGGCGCGCGCGATGCCTATCTGCG from Bradyrhizobium elkanii USDA 76 harbors:
- a CDS encoding Kazal-type serine protease inhibitor family protein, which codes for MKTALFVWFAALALLIAIPTGADAARLGRPCGGLAGLQCSGRGQFCQFKPGTCGRFDQTGTCAFRPTICNKIFKPVCGCDGKTYGNDCERRAAGASKAQDGKCSS